The Caulobacter vibrioides sequence GGTGCTGGAAGCGATCGGCCGGGAATCGCCCGTGGGCTACGAAATCGACGCGCTGGACCTGATGGCTTTCGGAAACCTGGCCGCGGTTCAGCGGCAGGTGAAACGCGCCATGACGCCCCAACTTGTCGCCGGCCCGGAGCGGGACGAAACCCTCGCGGCGGAAACGCTGTTTCGCCTGCACGACACCACCAGCCAAGCGCGACGGATATGGGACGATCGCGCGTCCCGCAAAACTGACGTGCTGCGCCTGGACGCCTGAGGCCCGTTCCGCGCGGCTCGACCGCCCTCCATCAGCCCGAAACGCTCCAGCGGGTTCGGTTCGCGATCACTCGCGCCAGGCGAGCGCCGATCAAGCTCCGGTTGGCGGCGAATCGCCGAGCCGGCCGATAGCTTCGTGGAACTCGGGGGAGGAGAAGCGTCGTCATCGCGACGTAACGCCGCGCCAAGGCTGGCTCGCTTCCACCAGCGTAACGGTCGTGTCATTTTCCCAGGACAACCGTTGGAGGCGAAAAAACATGAGCGAAGAAACTGAAGGCCGACGCCCCAACCCCGTCGACTTGCATGTTGGCGGTCGCGTCCGCATGCGCCGCAAATTGCTGGGCGTGAGCCAGGAGCAATTGGCCGACTCCCTGGGGCTGACCTTCCAACAGGTGCAGAAGTACGAGCGTGGCGCCAATCGCGTCAGCGCCAGCAAGCTCTACGAGATCGCCAAGACCTTGCAGGTGCCCGTATCGTTCTTCTTCGACGGACTGGCCGATCCGATGAGCGGCGTGGAGATGGACGACGCCAGCCTCCGGGCGGAGAAAGTCGTGCAGGAATTCCTCACCACACCGGAAGGGCTGGAGCTCGCAGAGGTGTTCCCGCGCATCGCGCGTGGCCGCGTCCGTCGCCAGGTTCTCGACTTGGTCCGCGCCATGGCCGACGAGGCCTCGCGCGACGGGGCCTAGAGCCTTGCGCGTCGATCCGACGATTTGACAGAGGGACCTCGGCCGGCGGGCCGGGGTCCCTTTTGTTGTCAACTGACAGCCCCTCAGCCGGTCGCAACATCCGATCGCGACGCCTTCCAGATGCGCTTTGCGGTTCCTGCGGCCGCCGGAGCCAGCCCGCGTAGGTCATAGGTTCGGACGATGCGCATTCCGATCTCGCGCTCGCGCTGCCAGGCGACGGTCACGTCATGCGCCAGCCCGGCGTCGAGGTCCACCAGCTGGATGCGCCCCGTCGGCGCGGCCCCCGTCAGCATCTGTACGCGCGCGCCCTGGCTGGAAAGGTCACGGACCACGCAGTCCCAAGCGAAGTCGCCGCAGAGAATTTTGCCGGACCTTTGGGTCTGGATGCGGACGGCCGCTCTTCGATCATGGTCCGCGCCAGACGCGTGCTTCGTCATGGGCCGATAAACGCACAACGCAGTTAATCGGCCGTGCAGAAGTAAGATTTTTGTAGTGAAGGTTAACGGCGCGGCGCACCCAAAATGAGGTCGCGCGTCGCGCCGCTTGGTGTCAGCCTTGTCGCTCGCGGAAACAGCGCCTCCTCGACGGCCGCCCCGCGCCTCAGACCCGTTCGACGATCCTGAGCGGCTCCAAGGCCATCTCAAGGTCGGCCAGGATGTCGGCGAGGTCCTCCAAGCCGACGGACAGACGCACCATGCCCTCACCGATGCCGGCGGCGGCGCGCTCCTCGGGGGTGTAGGGCGAATGCGTCATGCTGGCCGGGTGTTGGATCAGGGTCTCGGCGTCACCCAGCGACACAGCGCGACGGATCAGCGCCAGTCGGTTCATCATCGCCACGCCCGCCGTGTGCCCGCCCTTCAGCTCGAACGCCATCATGCCGCCGCCCGAGGCCATCTGGCACGCCGCCAGATCACGCTGCGGGAAGCTCTGCAGGCCCGGATAGAACACCTGCTCCACGGCCGGATGATCCTCCAACCACCGCGCGACCGTCTGGGCGCTCTGGCTATGGCGGGCCATCCGTAGCGATAGGGTCTTGAGGCCCCGCAGGACCAGGAAGGCGGTGAAGGGCGACATGACCGCGCCGGTCATGTCCTTCACGCCGCAGAGGCGAACGCGGGCCATATCCTCGACGCCACCGGCGGCGATCCCGCCGACCAGGTCGCCATGCCCGCCCAGATACTTGGTCGCCGAGTGCACCACGATGTCGGCCCCCAAGGCCAGCGGACGCGTCAGGCAAGGGGTGGCGTAGGTGTTGTCGACCACCACCTTGGCGCCGGCGCCATGGGCGATCCGCGTGATCGCCGCGATGTCGACAAGACGCATGTTCGGATTGGCCGGGGTCTCGAAGTAGACGATCCGGGTCTGCTCCGAGATGACGGCCGCCAGCGCTTCGGGCCGGGTCATGTCGACCTGCTTCACCGTCACGCCGAAGCGGGTCAGGCCATCGCGCAGGAAGGCGAAGGTGCAGCCATACAGGGTCTGGTCGGTGATCACCTCGTCGCCGGCCCGCAGGAAACTCCACAAGGTGGCGGTGATCGCGCCCATCCCGGAGGCCGTGGCGACCGCCGCCTCAGCGCCTTCCAGGCTGGCGAGGCGGCGCTCCAGAAGGTCGGTCGTGGGGTTGGAGATGCGCGAGTAGAAGTGTCCCTCGCGGGTCCCGGCGAACATCTCGCCGCCGGCTTCAGCGCTCTCGAAGGCGAAGGTCGAGGTCAGGTGCAGCGGCGGGGTCAGCGCGCCGTGCTCGTCGGCGGGGTCATAGCCCGCGTGGATCGCCCGCGTGGAAAAGCCGGTCTGGTCGTCGCGCATCTGCTGCTCCCTTTGACGCCACTTTGGCGCGGAGCAAGGCGCTTGAGATTGCGAAGTCTGCTATGATGACTACCAATTTTGGCAGATTCTGCTTCGGAGCCGTGAATGGACGCCAAGGACCGCCAGATCATCCGCGAACTGCAGAAGGATGGGCGCCTCACCAATCAGGAGCTGGCCGAGCGGGTGAACCTGTCGCCCTCGCCCTGCCTGCGGCGCGTGCGCAATCTCGAGGCCGACGGCGTGATCACCGGCTACACGGCGCTGGTGGACCAGAAGGCCTACGGCCTGCCGATCACCGTCTTTGTCCGGGTGCGTCTGGATCGTCATGGTCAGGATCTGATCAAGGGCTTCGAGGACGCCGTGGCGCGCATCGACCAGATCCTCGACTGCTTCCTGCTGGCCGGCGGCGACGACTATCTGCTGCGCGTGATCGTCGACAGCCTCGAGGCCTATGAAGACTTCATGCGCCGTAAGCTGCACGCCATACCCGGCATCGCGTCG is a genomic window containing:
- a CDS encoding helix-turn-helix domain-containing protein, which gives rise to MSEETEGRRPNPVDLHVGGRVRMRRKLLGVSQEQLADSLGLTFQQVQKYERGANRVSASKLYEIAKTLQVPVSFFFDGLADPMSGVEMDDASLRAEKVVQEFLTTPEGLELAEVFPRIARGRVRRQVLDLVRAMADEASRDGA
- a CDS encoding methionine gamma-lyase, producing MRDDQTGFSTRAIHAGYDPADEHGALTPPLHLTSTFAFESAEAGGEMFAGTREGHFYSRISNPTTDLLERRLASLEGAEAAVATASGMGAITATLWSFLRAGDEVITDQTLYGCTFAFLRDGLTRFGVTVKQVDMTRPEALAAVISEQTRIVYFETPANPNMRLVDIAAITRIAHGAGAKVVVDNTYATPCLTRPLALGADIVVHSATKYLGGHGDLVGGIAAGGVEDMARVRLCGVKDMTGAVMSPFTAFLVLRGLKTLSLRMARHSQSAQTVARWLEDHPAVEQVFYPGLQSFPQRDLAACQMASGGGMMAFELKGGHTAGVAMMNRLALIRRAVSLGDAETLIQHPASMTHSPYTPEERAAAGIGEGMVRLSVGLEDLADILADLEMALEPLRIVERV
- a CDS encoding PilZ domain-containing protein; amino-acid sequence: MTKHASGADHDRRAAVRIQTQRSGKILCGDFAWDCVVRDLSSQGARVQMLTGAAPTGRIQLVDLDAGLAHDVTVAWQREREIGMRIVRTYDLRGLAPAAAGTAKRIWKASRSDVATG
- a CDS encoding Lrp/AsnC family transcriptional regulator → MDAKDRQIIRELQKDGRLTNQELAERVNLSPSPCLRRVRNLEADGVITGYTALVDQKAYGLPITVFVRVRLDRHGQDLIKGFEDAVARIDQILDCFLLAGGDDYLLRVIVDSLEAYEDFMRRKLHAIPGIASIDTSFAYGVVKQTRVFPVAG